One Piscinibacter lacus genomic window, GAAGATCCGCAGCGCCGGCGCCGACTCGACCGCAGCCAGCACGGCCTGGGACCAGGCCTGCTCGGGCCGGGTGTCGAAATCCACCCCGAAGGCACAGCAGCAGGCGAGGTAGCGGCCGACGCCGACCGCATGCTCCAGGCCGTGGGCACGGGCTCGCTGCACGCCATGCTCGATCAGGCGGGGGAATCGATCGCCCAGGCGGCCGGGGACTTCGGGAAAGACTTCGGCCAGCACCTCGCCCAGGCGCTGCTGGTCGCGCCGGAGCTTCAGGGCCTCCAGGGCCCCCACTTGCGCTGCGTTCAGGCTCAGCATGGCGGGATCCTGCTCAAGGCATGCGCGTCTGCCGCGTGACGCGCAGGCTGCCCAGGGGCGCCTCGTAGCGCCGCCACTCGCCGGGCGCCGGCACCACGAAAGCCTGGACCGGGCCGAAGACCGCCTGGCAGGCGCCCGGGTCGGCGGCGGTCAGCAGGCAGTCCAGCACCGCCGGGTCCATCCCGTCGAGGTCGACCCGCAGCCCCTGCGGCAGGACGACCTTGAGCAGCGAGCGCAGATGCTGGCGCACCGTCAGGCGCGGCTGCGCGCTCAGCACGAGCACGCCCCAGTCGC contains:
- a CDS encoding DUF4123 domain-containing protein, whose protein sequence is MVTPSLQDAPGALSPAQLKASLWADERLRVHAVVMGSRVPDLPARLAAAEGLLHECLLPGALDPALRRQAPHLLTLAPDSPFSDWLLFEAAKGMGDWGVLVLSAQPRLTVRQHLRSLLKVVLPQGLRVDLDGMDPAVLDCLLTAADPGACQAVFGPVQAFVVPAPGEWRRYEAPLGSLRVTRQTRMP